GCGCTCTTGCCGGTACAACCAAGGAATAAAAACATGGTGATAAACGTTACAACCGAGCCGCCGGCAACAAGCACCGAAGGCGCCGCCGCCATGACTTCGGTGTAATTCAGCGTTCCGAAGACATTAAAAATCGTGAACATTGCAACCAGAACGCCAAAGTCGCCAATCCGGTTGGCAATAAAGGCTTTCATGGCAGCGTCACCGGTCCACTTAATATTGGTTCCTTCAAATTCCCTGTCGTACCAGAACCCAATCAGCAGGTACGATGCAAGGCCCACCCCTTCCCAGCCCAGGAAGGTGAGCAGGAAGTTGTCGGCCAGAACCAGGTTAAGCATCATAAACACAAACAGGTTCAGATACGCAAAAAAGCGTGCGTACCCTTTGTCGCCGTGCATATACCCCATGGAATACACATGGATTAAGAAGCCAACGCCGGTAATAATCAGTGAGAACAATATCGAAAGCGGGTCAATAAGGTATGCAATGTTTACCGAAAATGAACCTGTTGCAATCCAGGTATACAGCGTTGTCACTGATGACCTTTCGACAACCGGTTTACCCAGCATTTCGATGAACAAGGTGCAGGTGACAATGAATGACAGGAGAATGGCTCCGCTGCCAATAATGCCTATCAGCTTTTCACTTTTTAGTTTTTTACTAAACAACCCGATGATAACAAAGCCAACCAACGGGAAAAGAGTAATAAGTGCCGGGCTCATCCAATCTCCGGAGCTATTGATGTAAAGTCTAGTGATTCGATATCCATCTGAACGTTGCGGAACGTTATCCGCATTGTCTCGTCGATTACCATCATTGAATTCCGTTCTACCTTCATCCAGTCAGATCTGCGAGCCGTGAACGGTTCGCTGGCAACAACAATGGCGCTGGGAATTCCAAAGGTGGGTTCCATAACGCAGGTTTCGCCCCGACAGTGATACTCGTGGCCGTGCATGTAGTACAACGATGCCGGCTGAACATTGGGGTTCGTTGTGTACCGAACGGCAATCAGGCTGGTACCATTTGTTACTGCCAAATTTAAGTAGCTGTGCTGACGTACCTCTTCTTCCAGGAGCAGTTTGTTAAGATCCTGAAACATCCCCTCCATTGCCTGTATCATCTGTTCACATGTTACCGTACCGTGCGGTTCGGGCAAATGATTTAAAAACAGACCAAAGAGGTGCTCACTGTCGGTTGATCCCTGGATGGCATCGTAGGCTTCGTCTGACAGTTTCCTGAGCAGTTTCCTACGGATCTGCTTATAGCCCCCTAACACTCCGTTATGCATGAACATCAGCTGGCCACACCAAAACGGGTGCGAGTTAACCTCTTCGATGGTCAGGCCGGGCGAGGCAGCCCGGATGTGGGCAAACATGCAGGGCGAATAGACCTTTCTGGCCAGATTGCGCAGATTGTGATCGCCCCAGGCCGGTTTAATGCTTCTGAATACGCACGGCTCACTGTCAAGCTCTGGTGCGTACCAGCCCAGGCCAAAGCCATCACCATTGACCGAGACCGACATTTCGCCGGCATTAATACTTTGGGCGGTTACCAGCGAAAACCTCGGTTTATACAACAGATCGTCTGCGAGTATCGGTGGGCCAATGTATGCGATAAATCTGCACATAACCGTGAATTTTTACTGAATCGCCACCGTTTCGGAGCACCAGGTATTGTACACTCCGTCGAGCAGCAGGTTAAAGGCATCGGCCGCTTCACGCGCTGAATCCAGTGCGGTCTGCTTTTGTTCCGTTGTTTGACAGAACTTCACCAGTGCCTCCCTGGTTACAGTACGGTGAATTTCATCGGCATGCTCGTGTACTTCAAAGAAGCCTAAGGCCTGCGGTGTGTTCATGTTATACCAGTTTTTCAGACCGGCAATTTTGGTGGTGCTGATTTCAGGGATTTGTGACTCGTAGGCATAGAGAGCAGCAAGCCCTTCGGCCGGGTTGTTGCGGCGGGCAAGTTCCTTGAGGATACGTACCGATGCACGGGTATGCGACAAGTATTTCCGCTGTTTGATCTGGTCCCGTGTAACACCCAGAGCTTCGGCAAACCTGATCCACAACTCCGGGTGGTTGTTCGGACCGTTTTCTTCTTCGTACAAATTTTCAAGCAGCATCTGCCGAATTTCCATGTCGTCGCAGTTAGCATGAGTAGCACTTACGTACGTTGGAAAGGCATGCACCTGGTGGTAATACTCCAGGGCATACTCGCGGAGCATGTCCAGCGACAGCGCGCCTTCGTTCCACATCTGGTAAAACGGATGCTGAAGCATGTGCCGTTCAGCAATAATACTGTCAAGTTCGTCTAGAAATTCTTGTGTTGTCATAACCAGTTCCGGTGTGTTGTGAGAAGAAGCAAAAGGCAGTAGATTTCAAGACTGCAAAGATAGCGTAATTCTTATTTTTGAATCCCAGTTGGTTTGTACTCCAGTCCGATTATGCCGTATTTCCCTACCGAACATACCGATACCCTGCTTGCCGAGGATACCGTAACGGGGTTACAGTCACACGTGATTTTATATAATGACGATGAGCATACGATTGAAGAAGTTGTTGTTCAAATTGTGCTTGCCACCGGATATTCTTTCCCGTATGCAATGAAGCTGACGATGGCGGTGCATACGTCCGGGAAGGAAACCGTGTTTACGGGGACAATTTCTGACTGTTTGCGGGTTGCATCGGTGTTGCAGGAAATTCAGCTGCAAACCGAGATCGTATTCTAACACCTAGGGTTTTCGGGGTACCCCTGTTGTGTCGGGCGGTTTAACCGATATTGAATCTGCTCCCGGAAGAACCACGCCCTGAACTTTCTTCAGTTGCTGTTGCAGAAGGTCATTCATCGAGCCACCTGGTAGTGCTCCGGGGATGTTAGGCAGTGTGATGCCTGCAGGGCCCGTGATTTGTAGTGCATCCTTGTTTTTATCGATCATCTGCTCCAACACATCCGTCTCGCCTGCTTTTGCCCGTTTATACAGGTCCTGGTCCAAATCCCGGAGCAGAACGGAGTCTGCTACGGTGGTGTTGTTACGCTTTGCCAATGCGTATTCTACCGAGGCAAAAACATCGCGTGCATATTCTGACTTTGGATATTTCTCAATAAGCAGGCCGTAGTAATGCAGGGCACTGTCGGTATTCAACACATCGCGTTCATACATCATGCCCAAGGCGTACAGGGCCTTGGGTGCATATTTGTTTTGCGGGAATTTGTCAACAATTGACCTGAGTTGCCTTCCGGCATACACGTAATCCGAGATTCTCCTGAAGCTCTGGGCCGATCTGTACAGCTCAAGTGCATCGTCGGGCTGCACATCGGAGGCATATCCGAGGGCCAGCCCGGCTTCCTTGCCATACGGACTGTTGGGCCATTTCTCGTTAATGATTTCCATGAGGGAATCGGCCAGGTCAGGATCGTCCTTCTGAACCAACCGTACCCGGGAATACAGGTATCGTGCGCGTTCGGGGTCGGCAGCAGCAGTAGAGTCGAATGCCATTGCATAATACGTCAGGGCACTGTCGGTATTGCCCAGTTGTTCATGCACCCGGGCCATTGAAAACATTTCCCGGGCAGTCATAATTTTTACGGAATCACTCAAGCCGGGTCTGTCAACAACCATGGACCTGAAGTTAAACAGTTTGAGG
This is a stretch of genomic DNA from Ignavibacteria bacterium. It encodes these proteins:
- a CDS encoding class II glutamine amidotransferase, with amino-acid sequence MCRFIAYIGPPILADDLLYKPRFSLVTAQSINAGEMSVSVNGDGFGLGWYAPELDSEPCVFRSIKPAWGDHNLRNLARKVYSPCMFAHIRAASPGLTIEEVNSHPFWCGQLMFMHNGVLGGYKQIRRKLLRKLSDEAYDAIQGSTDSEHLFGLFLNHLPEPHGTVTCEQMIQAMEGMFQDLNKLLLEEEVRQHSYLNLAVTNGTSLIAVRYTTNPNVQPASLYYMHGHEYHCRGETCVMEPTFGIPSAIVVASEPFTARRSDWMKVERNSMMVIDETMRITFRNVQMDIESLDFTSIAPEIG
- a CDS encoding CADD family putative folate metabolism protein; the encoded protein is MTTQEFLDELDSIIAERHMLQHPFYQMWNEGALSLDMLREYALEYYHQVHAFPTYVSATHANCDDMEIRQMLLENLYEEENGPNNHPELWIRFAEALGVTRDQIKQRKYLSHTRASVRILKELARRNNPAEGLAALYAYESQIPEISTTKIAGLKNWYNMNTPQALGFFEVHEHADEIHRTVTREALVKFCQTTEQKQTALDSAREAADAFNLLLDGVYNTWCSETVAIQ
- a CDS encoding ATP-dependent Clp protease adaptor ClpS; amino-acid sequence: MPYFPTEHTDTLLAEDTVTGLQSHVILYNDDEHTIEEVVVQIVLATGYSFPYAMKLTMAVHTSGKETVFTGTISDCLRVASVLQEIQLQTEIVF